From Monomorium pharaonis isolate MP-MQ-018 chromosome 9, ASM1337386v2, whole genome shotgun sequence, the proteins below share one genomic window:
- the LOC105830726 gene encoding uncharacterized protein LOC105830726, translated as MSEQQVDSSYDSRPVTSTKKSERPPFKLCFSRNQQIGKSDARVSKTNVDFVTPKFYSRTLEDARNADVGDTLERLAAEQERSPRRLYQTPLLTSHTYGWWHDRGIHPKDTRLDFHKRTSDLVSFQMKIYAEDRKLKGLKQ; from the exons ATGTCCGAGCAGCAAGTGGATTCGTCGTACGACTCGAGACCGGTAACGTCGACGAAGAAATCGGAGAGGCCGCCGTTCAAACTGTGTTTTTCGCGAAACCAGCAGATCGGGAAATCCGACGCTCGCGTATCAAAAACGAACG TGGACTTCGTCACACCAAAATTCTACTCGCGGACACTCGAGGACGCGCGAAATGCGGACGTAGGCGACACGCTCGAGAGACTCGCCGCCGAGCAAGAGAGGAGCCCGAGGAGGCTATACCAGACGCCGTTATTGACCAGCCACAC TTACGGTTGGTGGCACGACCGGGGGATACACCCAAAGGACACGCGGCTTGACTTTCACAAGAGAACGTCCGACCTGGTGAGCTTCCAGATGAAAATCTATGCCGAGGATCGAAAGCTGAAAGGCCTTAAGCAATAA
- the LOC105830728 gene encoding S-phase kinase-associated protein 2 isoform X1: MNFGGMLEHTRLHEESRSPRSEEISPPESKRLRLDDGCNNNLNGDSRNSAKWPYSGNTSLIEPEILEDMGVGMLEDGVMNYESTKRLQSEQCTILSENLDSNHKSMIDEPDAFGYQEEVYTSSNLEIVNTNRIQQDSYDMDDLATLGTENESGYSSKMEADYFGDLKESFTKEKINASAEKNEQTCLDQFCLFRRKRKASTDGEDKFNKLSDEIILMILKWLPKKCLVRSMLVCKRWCQIARDEALWTRLDLGSKVLNEGTLGHILPRGVQILRLAQAEIADPVFCEGSEVLSDSYISKLQYLDLSMAVISPVGLATLLSKCKYLKKLSLEKCVVNRDCCRAISQNTELETLNLTMCENIDTGCIMNLMKLKCLTALNMSWCSLDNECMTLLCRTLPTSITRLNIAGCRKTMTDENVKDLSKRCPDIIELDLSDCAMLTMHTVHNLLNFSKLEHLSLSRCYSIPQSAYIRLAHMPCLLYLDVFGLMSESVLKSLQATCREPEINKYLYSSVARPTVGIRRTSIWGLRVRD, from the exons ATGAATTTCGGTGGCATGCTGGAGCACACGCGGTTACACGAGGAATCCCGTTCGCCGAGATCCGAGGAGATCTCGCCGCCCGAGAG CAAACGATTACGTTTGGATGACGGTTGCAATAACAACCTAAATGGTGATTCTCGAAATAGTGCAAAATGGCCGTATTCAGGAAACACCAGTCTCATAGAACCTGAAATCCTAGAAGACATGGGCGTTGGTATGTTGGAAGATGGAGTAATGAATTATGAAAGTACAAAAAGACTACAATCCGAACAGTGTACGATTTTATCAGAGAATTTAGATAGTAATCATAAATCAATGATAGACGAACCTGATGCCTTTGGATATCAAGAGGAGGTTTATACAAGTTCTAATTTGGAAATTGTGAATACAAACAG GATTCAACAAGATTCGTATGATATGGATGATTTGGCTACGTTAGGCACGGAGAATGAATCTGGCTATTCCTCAAAAATGGAAGCTGACTATTTTGGGGATCTAAAGGAAAGCTTTACTAAGGAAAAGATCAATGCTTCCGCTGAGAAAAACGAGCAAACTTGTTTAGATCAATTCTGTTTGtttagaagaaaaaggaaGGCTTCTACTGATGGCGAGGACAAATTTAACAAGCTGTcggatgaaataattttgatgataTTGAAATGGTTACCTAAGAAATGCTTG GTACGCTCCATGCTGGTATGCAAACGTTGGTGTCAAATAGCTCGTGATGAAGCATTGTGGACTAGATTAGACTTGGGTAGTAAAGTTTTGAACGAAGGCACGTTAGGGCACATACTGCCGCGAGGAGTACAAATTTTAAGACTGGCACAGGCAGAAATCGCAGATCCTGTCTTTTGTGAAGGCAGCGAAGTTCTTAGCGATTCTTATATCAGTAAATTACAGTACTTGGATTTATCTATGGCAGTTATATCGCCTGTTGGCTTGGCTACATTATTATCCAAATgtaaatatctgaaaaaattgtcTCTGGAAAAATGTGTAGTAAATAGAGACTGCTGTAGAGCCATTAGTCAAAACACTGAATTAGAAACTTTGAATCTAACAATGTGCGAGAATATAGATACTGGATGTATTatgaatttaatgaaacttaaaTG CTTAACTGCTCTCAATATGTCATGGTGTTCTCTGGATAATGAATGTATGACTTTACTTTGTCGAACACTGCCAACATCCATTACACGTTTAAACATAGCGGGTTGTAGAAAAACAATGACTGATGAGA atGTAAAGGACTTGTCGAAAAGATGTCCGGATATTATAGAATTAGACTTGAGTGATTGCGCTATGCTTACAATGCATACCGTCCATAATTTATTGAACTTTTCGAAGCTTGAGCACTTGTCACTGAGCCGTTGTTACAGCATTCCACAATCAGCGTATATAAGATTAGCTCATATGCCGTGTCTATTGTATTTAGATGTTTTTGGCCTAATGTCGGAATCGGTACTCAAATCATTACAAGCTACCTGCCGTGAACCCGAAATTAACAAGTATCTTTATAGCTCGGTCGCAAGGCCAACAGTCGGTATTCGAAGAACTAGTATTTGGGGTCTTCGAGTtagagattaa
- the LOC105830728 gene encoding S-phase kinase-associated protein 2 isoform X2, translating to MNKDQSSSSSPWWNSKRLRLDDGCNNNLNGDSRNSAKWPYSGNTSLIEPEILEDMGVGMLEDGVMNYESTKRLQSEQCTILSENLDSNHKSMIDEPDAFGYQEEVYTSSNLEIVNTNRIQQDSYDMDDLATLGTENESGYSSKMEADYFGDLKESFTKEKINASAEKNEQTCLDQFCLFRRKRKASTDGEDKFNKLSDEIILMILKWLPKKCLVRSMLVCKRWCQIARDEALWTRLDLGSKVLNEGTLGHILPRGVQILRLAQAEIADPVFCEGSEVLSDSYISKLQYLDLSMAVISPVGLATLLSKCKYLKKLSLEKCVVNRDCCRAISQNTELETLNLTMCENIDTGCIMNLMKLKCLTALNMSWCSLDNECMTLLCRTLPTSITRLNIAGCRKTMTDENVKDLSKRCPDIIELDLSDCAMLTMHTVHNLLNFSKLEHLSLSRCYSIPQSAYIRLAHMPCLLYLDVFGLMSESVLKSLQATCREPEINKYLYSSVARPTVGIRRTSIWGLRVRD from the exons ATGAATAAAGACCAATCTTCTTCGTCATCACCTTGGTGGAACag CAAACGATTACGTTTGGATGACGGTTGCAATAACAACCTAAATGGTGATTCTCGAAATAGTGCAAAATGGCCGTATTCAGGAAACACCAGTCTCATAGAACCTGAAATCCTAGAAGACATGGGCGTTGGTATGTTGGAAGATGGAGTAATGAATTATGAAAGTACAAAAAGACTACAATCCGAACAGTGTACGATTTTATCAGAGAATTTAGATAGTAATCATAAATCAATGATAGACGAACCTGATGCCTTTGGATATCAAGAGGAGGTTTATACAAGTTCTAATTTGGAAATTGTGAATACAAACAG GATTCAACAAGATTCGTATGATATGGATGATTTGGCTACGTTAGGCACGGAGAATGAATCTGGCTATTCCTCAAAAATGGAAGCTGACTATTTTGGGGATCTAAAGGAAAGCTTTACTAAGGAAAAGATCAATGCTTCCGCTGAGAAAAACGAGCAAACTTGTTTAGATCAATTCTGTTTGtttagaagaaaaaggaaGGCTTCTACTGATGGCGAGGACAAATTTAACAAGCTGTcggatgaaataattttgatgataTTGAAATGGTTACCTAAGAAATGCTTG GTACGCTCCATGCTGGTATGCAAACGTTGGTGTCAAATAGCTCGTGATGAAGCATTGTGGACTAGATTAGACTTGGGTAGTAAAGTTTTGAACGAAGGCACGTTAGGGCACATACTGCCGCGAGGAGTACAAATTTTAAGACTGGCACAGGCAGAAATCGCAGATCCTGTCTTTTGTGAAGGCAGCGAAGTTCTTAGCGATTCTTATATCAGTAAATTACAGTACTTGGATTTATCTATGGCAGTTATATCGCCTGTTGGCTTGGCTACATTATTATCCAAATgtaaatatctgaaaaaattgtcTCTGGAAAAATGTGTAGTAAATAGAGACTGCTGTAGAGCCATTAGTCAAAACACTGAATTAGAAACTTTGAATCTAACAATGTGCGAGAATATAGATACTGGATGTATTatgaatttaatgaaacttaaaTG CTTAACTGCTCTCAATATGTCATGGTGTTCTCTGGATAATGAATGTATGACTTTACTTTGTCGAACACTGCCAACATCCATTACACGTTTAAACATAGCGGGTTGTAGAAAAACAATGACTGATGAGA atGTAAAGGACTTGTCGAAAAGATGTCCGGATATTATAGAATTAGACTTGAGTGATTGCGCTATGCTTACAATGCATACCGTCCATAATTTATTGAACTTTTCGAAGCTTGAGCACTTGTCACTGAGCCGTTGTTACAGCATTCCACAATCAGCGTATATAAGATTAGCTCATATGCCGTGTCTATTGTATTTAGATGTTTTTGGCCTAATGTCGGAATCGGTACTCAAATCATTACAAGCTACCTGCCGTGAACCCGAAATTAACAAGTATCTTTATAGCTCGGTCGCAAGGCCAACAGTCGGTATTCGAAGAACTAGTATTTGGGGTCTTCGAGTtagagattaa